DNA from Dietzia lutea:
TGTTCCATCAGGCCGGCGGCCATCGCCTCCAGGATCGCCGGGTAACGGGTGTGCAGCTCCCACGAGAAGGACAGCATCTTCTCCGCCCGCCTAGCGGAGATCGACATCGCCGCCACCACATACCCGGCCGCGGCGACAAGGCCGTCAACAACAGCGTGGCCGGGGCGGGCCTCGTGGCTGCCGTCGATACCGTGCCCGTACTCGCGCCAACATTCCTGCAACAGCGCGTAGCAGGCGACCAGGCGCTGCGCGGCCGCGCGGTTCTCCGCCGCCCACCCCTCCCGCGCCGCCGCCGTCAAGCCCGTCAACGCCGCAGCAGCGCCGCCACCGGTCGAGCCGGCAGGGCCGGACGAGCCGGCAGAGCCGGACGAGTCAGCAGGGCCGGGAGGGGACGCGGGGCCGCCGGTCGTGCGCCCGGTGTCGCCGTCCATGCCCCACCCCCCGTGGTCGACTGTGCGGCGATGCCGCCGCTCATCTCGAATACGTGTTCTATTCTACGTGCACGTGTTCGGCACCACAAGGGCTTCCCCTGACTCACTGACGGCACCGGCGGGCGCACCCAGGGGGCCGGCGACCACGGCTTCGGTACCCTCTCCCTAGTGCCGGTCACCCGGAAGAGGTCGACGGTCTCCCAGTAGAGAAAGGCCCGCGGACACGTGAACGCCAAGCCCAACAAGAGCACCAAAGTGCTGCAGACCAAGTCCAACAACGGGATGATCATCACCGTCGTCGCGCTCATCGCGGTCGCGGTGGTGGTCCTCGGCGGAGTGGTCTGGATGGCCCAGAGGGGCGGCGAGGCCAACCCCATCACGTTCGGTGAGACCGCCGACGAGCAGATCGAGATCACGGACACCGGCGTGGTGATCGTGGGCCAGCAGGACGCACCCACGATTCAGGTCTGGGAGGACTACATGTGCCCCGCCTGCGGCTCGTTCGAGGCGCAGTACGGCGAGTCCATCTCCGAGGCCGTCGAGGCCGGGGATCTGCGGGTCGAGTTCCACACCCTCAACTTCCTCAACGGCCAGTCGGGGTCGGGTGAGTACTCCACGCGTGCCCTGGCGGCCGTCCAGTGCGTCGCGGCCAAGGACTCCCTGCCCGTGTTCTTCGACGTCAAGAAC
Protein-coding regions in this window:
- a CDS encoding DsbA family protein, whose amino-acid sequence is MNAKPNKSTKVLQTKSNNGMIITVVALIAVAVVVLGGVVWMAQRGGEANPITFGETADEQIEITDTGVVIVGQQDAPTIQVWEDYMCPACGSFEAQYGESISEAVEAGDLRVEFHTLNFLNGQSGSGEYSTRALAAVQCVAAKDSLPVFFDVKNAFFAEQPAEGGGDRSAQELAGTAEEAGANPDTVECIGNVETNGGMDKASDSADNAQQTIREITDRVSTPTVAFEGEVVDLANAAWLQEIVA